The genomic stretch ATAAATATCTTAATAGTGATATTATGGATAATAATAAGGATTTCTATATGCATTCTTTTTCATAAATAAACCCTAATACGTAACTAAGAATTTATACACAGATTTATAATATCTAGATAGAATATACATCTAGCAATTTATATTTAAAATTCTAATAGAGTATGAAATAAGATAAAAAACCAAACTATCTTTTTATAAAAATCCCTATTGTTTTAAATCTACTTCTTGTATACCTTCCCTAGCTGCCCTCATTACTTTCTCGTGATCCTCTGCTGAAGGACTAGGAATAACTATATGAAGTGCTTCCATGTAAGTCTCTGCTTTTATTCCTCTTTTAACACCTTTAGGTACTATGATTATAGACCCTTCTCTTATCTCAAATTCTCTTTTATCAACGTAAGCCGTCCCTTTTCCTTGCAGCACATAGAATATTAGGTCAGAATCTGGAGCATGAATTGGAATATATTGCCCAGCTTTAAAGAATACTAAAATAACGCCGTATTCGTCCTTTCTTAATACTGGAATTGGCGTAAATGTATCTCCTATTTTCCTATATTCTGAAATATGAGCAACGATTGGCTTATAACCT from Sulfolobus sp. S-194 encodes the following:
- a CDS encoding DUF2249 domain-containing protein: MELDLRNVEPQYRHKLVLDAFNKMKNDEELVVIADHYPAHLLQILSGQIEKYKIDQTATGDFILKVTKKGYKPIVAHISEYRKIGDTFTPIPVLRKDEYGVILVFFKAGQYIPIHAPDSDLIFYVLQGKGTAYVDKREFEIREGSIIIVPKGVKRGIKAETYMEALHIVIPSPSAEDHEKVMRAAREGIQEVDLKQ